TGCCGTATCCGTGAAACTCTGACCTGCGGCAAGCAGGGCCGCTCGCCCTACACATTTGTCCGCAAACGGTCGAGCGAGAATCTCGGACCCTCCATTTGTCGCGTTCCTACTCTCAACTTAGTTCCTCGCACTTAGAACTTTTTTTCCACAACCTCCTGCCATCGGGCTGAAACCGATTGAATGGAGAAATCTTTTAACCTCAAGGCAGCGGCCTTTGCAAAATCTTCTCTATTTGAAACAGACATATCCTGCGCAATTTGCCTGATAAGAGCCGCAATTTGCTCCGGACTGTAGGGCTCACAAATCTTTCCCAAGACATCATCATTCACGACCTCACCCGCATTAGTGGTTGTTAAAACCCTGCATCCTGCGGCAATAGCCTCGAGCTGAACCATCCCAAAACCTTCCGCAATAGACGGGAGGACTAAAATGTCATTCCCCGCAAGAAGCCCGGGAATTTGGTCTTTTGAAATTACCCCGAGATAACGGTATTTTCTTTTTAACTCCTCTAACCGGGAGGGTTTGAGATTTGAAGGCCCCGCGATAGTCAGATCAAAGTCAAAGCCCGTCGCGCTTAAGGAATCAAGGGCTTGATCCAGATAATGAATGCCTTTACGCAGACAGACAGTACCTAAGAAGATTAATTTAACTTTATCCCCCCGCTTATTGTGATTTGATCTGAAATCACTTTTAATATCATAGGCCAAGGGCACAATAGAGATTTTATTTTGATCCACCCCAGAAAGGGTTAAACATTTTTTACTAAAGGGAGAATTCACCACGATCGTATCGGCTAATTGCTGTTCAACGCCATGTCGCCCGTTGCCGATCTCTAATACCCCAGCCGCAGGCTCTTCCCATTCGGGATATTTTTCCCGTTCACGCTGGACAATCCTATCCTCCTCTATCCCTCCGTCGATTTGATTCAGGATTAATTTTGCTTTGCCATTAAATTCCTGAAAGATTTCTGCTGCCGTGGTAGAAAATGAAACAATCACATCCGGGGCAAATCGCCTAAGCTCAGGCAGACACAAAAGAGCAAATTGTTTCCCATACTGATGGAATACCGCCTCCATCTCATCAGCAGAGGTGGCATT
The nucleotide sequence above comes from Verrucomicrobiota bacterium. Encoded proteins:
- a CDS encoding glycosyltransferase family 4 protein; this encodes MKKIAIIHLGAREYYSIPRMLLESGHDVRVFTDIYRKGVGRFLAPISTQIARRYHPDLPACRVHHTPLLSWQYSYARKNATSADEMEAVFHQYGKQFALLCLPELRRFAPDVIVSFSTTAAEIFQEFNGKAKLILNQIDGGIEEDRIVQREREKYPEWEEPAAGVLEIGNGRHGVEQQLADTIVVNSPFSKKCLTLSGVDQNKISIVPLAYDIKSDFRSNHNKRGDKVKLIFLGTVCLRKGIHYLDQALDSLSATGFDFDLTIAGPSNLKPSRLEELKRKYRYLGVISKDQIPGLLAGNDILVLPSIAEGFGMVQLEAIAAGCRVLTTTNAGEVVNDDVLGKICEPYSPEQIAALIRQIAQDMSVSNREDFAKAAALRLKDFSIQSVSARWQEVVEKKF